The Rhinopithecus roxellana isolate Shanxi Qingling chromosome 13, ASM756505v1, whole genome shotgun sequence genome contains a region encoding:
- the LOC104676654 gene encoding proline-rich protein HaeIII subfamily 1-like, with product MPTERILTLYGKNYKPQDQSPPSPQRDSGLTGTVHLLPQPERNRPDWPRSLKPPLSPEKGTRASDPQTSAPSPRDPGSHTPPCSPRRGRRGRPTQEVCPAPGPCSQPAGTCPPPPTGEKQPRPHGFRCSHGSKRAPVLPGAPARRPPAQSPAQPRWPRLQPAAKRRARAVPPGLPGAPRQAALTPGRRPLTLAAFAPKASRGEQVTDSTTICQRGLIEETGPARQISDLCKVSRSAFRAGGCPSSLASSGEQTHSPHLYPSPSSSSPSSWEGPPANSITPRGRPGIPAHKLRASSAVFQEATYKSLWLTEWETPHSLLLCLSPSHALSPCKAQGY from the exons GGGACAGTGCACCTCCTGCCGCAGCCTGAGAGGAATCGGCCCGATTGGCCACGCTCCCTCAAACCACCACTTTCCCCCGAAAAAGGGACGAGAGCCTCAGATCCCCAAACGAGCGCTCCCTCGCCCAGAGACCCCGGCTCGCACACCCCGCCCTGTTCCCCGCGGCGCGGGAGGAGAGGCCGCCCCACACAGGAAGTGTGTCCTGCGCCGGGACCTTGCTCCCAGCCCGCCGGTACCTGCCCTCCGCCCCCAACAGGCGAGAAGCAGCCGCGTCCACATGGCTTCAGGTGTTCACATGGCAGTAAACGGGCCCCTGTCCTACCGGGCGCCCCAGCGCGGCGCCCTCCCGCCCAGAGCCCGGCCCAGCCCCGCTGGCCTCGCCTCCAGCCCGCAGCCAAGAGGCGAGC GCGTGCGGTGCCCCCGGGGCTGCCAGGGGCCCCGAGACAGGCGGCGCTGACTCCCGGACGCCGCCCGCTCACACTCGCCGCCTTTGCACCCAAGGCCTCGCGCGGCGAGCAG GTCACTGATTCTACTACCATCTGTCAGCGTGGATTGATTGAGGAGACTGGCCCTGCTCGGCAGATCAGTGACTTGTGCAAAGTGAGCCGGAGTGCCTTCAGAGCAGGCGGATGTCCTTCCTCACTTGCCAGCTCTGGTGAGCAGACACACAGCCCTCACCTTTATCCTTCACCAAGCTCCAGCTCTCCTTCCTCTTGGGAGGGGCCGCCTGCTAACTCAATCACACCAAGAGGGAGGCCTGGAATTCCTGCTCACAAGCTCAGGGCTTCATCTGCAGTCTTCCAGGAGGCAACCTACAAAAGCCTCTGGCTAACAGAGTGGGAAACTCCCCACAGCCTCCTGTTGTGCCTGTCCCCAAGCCACGCACTGTCCCCTTGCAAAGCACAAGGATACTGA